A single Crateriforma conspicua DNA region contains:
- a CDS encoding vWA domain-containing protein, translated as MTDSQAPDPADQDPTDGWPDDPVQRRKAIEGELRRVRQQRSLAELRAKEQQLESLLRQLDETDGGATAVADPPRFTDWNDVAAAQAVSMGGPIGQAVIEPTAGSALLDQPQVRRDSPHDEIRRPHFDRSGDADSAVDPTETPDSAADGDGPDQVTARTASSDVVGPDAEAPDFSRLDATALSIEQTLDAAEHDLALANDSDQDGDGPDLVDAEESEEDEAGRRVRPMPWLISGGVHLVLLLILGWMTLQATRPKDQIAMTGSPSDPNPEPTIETLSIETNEPEVQPEDPSTTDVQYELSPVGEVYAASFSPDPSDAPVAVTPAARSLSQSSGTAMSLAGGDSMEKIEFCGIKGGGNHFVYLVDSSGSMGDAFASARLELLRSIAALRADQRFYVVFFDAESDYMRLSDANRDEPRSVLATPENKEKLRQWAMRIKIDKGRAPYDALRFALGLKPDVIFLLSDGEFPQGIVELLDEENRVENLFGDANPISIVHTISYHNREGETRMRLIAKKNQGQFRYVPDPSEKR; from the coding sequence TTGACCGATTCGCAAGCCCCTGATCCCGCCGATCAAGACCCGACCGACGGCTGGCCCGACGATCCGGTTCAGCGACGAAAGGCCATTGAAGGTGAACTACGTCGGGTCCGCCAACAGCGTTCGTTGGCCGAACTGAGGGCCAAGGAACAACAGTTGGAATCGCTGTTGCGTCAGCTGGACGAAACCGACGGCGGGGCAACGGCGGTGGCCGATCCGCCACGCTTTACCGATTGGAACGACGTCGCGGCGGCCCAAGCCGTTTCGATGGGCGGGCCGATCGGCCAGGCGGTGATCGAACCGACCGCTGGATCCGCTTTGTTGGACCAACCGCAAGTTCGACGGGATTCGCCGCACGACGAGATTCGCCGCCCCCATTTCGATCGCTCCGGCGACGCGGATTCCGCCGTCGATCCGACCGAAACGCCCGATTCCGCCGCCGATGGCGACGGGCCAGACCAAGTGACCGCCCGCACAGCGTCGTCCGATGTGGTGGGCCCCGATGCCGAGGCCCCCGATTTCAGCAGGCTGGACGCGACGGCGTTGTCGATCGAGCAGACGTTGGACGCGGCGGAACACGATTTGGCATTGGCCAATGATTCTGATCAAGACGGCGACGGCCCCGATTTGGTCGATGCCGAGGAATCGGAGGAGGACGAAGCGGGGCGCCGTGTGCGGCCGATGCCGTGGCTGATCAGTGGCGGTGTGCACTTGGTGTTGTTGTTGATCTTGGGTTGGATGACGCTGCAAGCGACACGGCCCAAAGACCAGATCGCGATGACGGGTTCGCCCAGCGATCCGAATCCCGAACCGACCATCGAAACCCTGTCGATCGAAACGAACGAACCGGAAGTCCAGCCGGAGGATCCGTCGACGACCGATGTGCAGTATGAGCTGAGCCCCGTGGGGGAAGTCTACGCGGCATCGTTTTCGCCCGACCCGTCCGATGCACCGGTGGCGGTGACGCCGGCGGCACGTTCGCTGAGCCAGTCCAGCGGGACGGCGATGTCGTTGGCCGGCGGTGATTCGATGGAGAAGATTGAATTCTGCGGCATCAAGGGCGGCGGCAATCACTTTGTTTATCTGGTCGACAGTTCGGGCAGCATGGGCGACGCGTTCGCATCGGCACGTTTGGAATTGTTGCGTTCGATCGCGGCACTGCGAGCCGACCAGCGTTTTTATGTGGTCTTCTTTGACGCCGAAAGCGATTACATGCGGTTGTCCGACGCCAACCGCGACGAACCACGTAGTGTCTTGGCGACGCCGGAAAACAAAGAGAAACTGCGTCAGTGGGCGATGCGGATCAAGATCGACAAAGGCCGCGCCCCGTACGACGCCCTGCGTTTCGCACTGGGGCTGAAACCCGACGTGATCTTCTTGCTGTCCGACGGTGAATTCCCGCAGGGGATCGTCGAACTGTTGGACGAAGAAAACCGGGTCGAAAACTTGTTCGGCGACGCAAACCCGATCAGCATCGTTCACACGATCAGTTACCACAATCGTGAAGGCGAGACGCGGATGCGTTTGATCGCGAAGAAGAATCAGGGACAATTCCGATACGTGCCCGACCCCAGCGAAAAACGATAG
- a CDS encoding P-II family nitrogen regulator, whose amino-acid sequence MKQIITVIRPHLAEKVLASLRRAPLEALTVTEVKGYGRQKSYLDEYQRTEYDEAFLPKVEITMWVDDSRYEEVLQKITQVARSGRIGDGKILVTSVDSFL is encoded by the coding sequence GTGAAGCAGATCATCACCGTCATCCGACCTCATCTGGCCGAAAAAGTGCTGGCGTCGCTTCGCCGTGCTCCGCTGGAGGCCCTGACGGTGACGGAAGTGAAGGGATACGGTCGCCAGAAAAGCTACTTGGACGAATACCAGCGAACCGAATACGACGAAGCGTTTTTGCCGAAAGTCGAAATCACCATGTGGGTCGACGATTCGCGGTACGAAGAAGTCCTGCAGAAGATCACCCAAGTCGCCCGCAGCGGACGCATCGGCGACGGTAAGATTCTGGTGACGTCGGTCGATTCGTTTCTGTAG
- a CDS encoding PSD1 and planctomycete cytochrome C domain-containing protein, which translates to MTRGSLDRCLRTPAARLAIGLSVFLCGLIGAMRAAESADATLVSVEASRSNAKFFESEVRPLLIRRCYECHSETESEGGLRLDVATTITQGGDSGVAVIPGDADASLLMAAIRYDGLEMPPDEPLTESETEILRRWIDQGAYWPESFGHAGDDSDSDSDAQDYWAAEPVRTVPPIGMVPTGDFPAAAGMIDRYIDDALATAGLSRAPRSDRRTLLRRLFYDVTGMPPGQSDIDDFLADDSPDAYARTVDRLLADPRHGERIGRFWLDLVRFSESDGYRQDAFRASAHRYRDWVVNAWNTAMPYDEFVTMQIAGDEVDPNSEEALTAAGFLRQGIYEYNQRDAEGQWEVIVDELTDVTADVFLATGLACAKCHDHKFDPIPRSDYFHFRSVFEPLIFRDITNPKISDTADARNRTKIESLVAELATIDSEALEKAGRAAAELFPDEVLAMYDKPADQRNSYESQIAHLVHLQVLDRQARDSEIEKTIGKEATARRREIIAELKQLGYSPRPSRPVMTVADASGDIRPTRLPGRHSGRSFAPEVPEIYGGMPLDVAPPPSDPTSTGRRLALARWMTSPENPVTARVIANRIWQHYFGRGIVASPNDFGALGTPPTHPELLDYLADRLQRTGWDLKRLQREILLSETYRQSAHHPRRADGQRIDAINRLLWRRSVRRLDAEQYRDTLLAVMDQVNHQIGGPSPSGAPPRRTIYLQRKRNTGDEMLQLMDAPTGIVGTARRDVTITATQSLMMINNDRLIHVSEKYADRVQADLRRDGIHRDSGDWAEQFVRHAALILTCQPMSDDDVELLSPLVQAGDDGCRDVCHVLLNANAFLFVE; encoded by the coding sequence ATGACGCGCGGATCCCTCGACCGATGCCTTCGTACCCCGGCGGCGCGACTCGCGATCGGTCTCTCGGTCTTTCTATGCGGGCTGATCGGTGCCATGCGGGCGGCGGAATCGGCCGACGCGACGCTGGTGTCGGTGGAAGCTTCTCGCTCGAATGCCAAGTTTTTTGAAAGCGAAGTCCGACCGCTGCTGATTCGTCGTTGCTATGAATGCCACAGCGAAACGGAAAGCGAAGGCGGTTTGCGTTTGGACGTGGCGACCACGATCACCCAGGGAGGTGACAGCGGCGTGGCCGTGATCCCCGGCGACGCGGATGCCAGTTTGCTGATGGCGGCCATTCGCTATGACGGTCTGGAAATGCCGCCCGATGAACCACTGACCGAATCGGAGACCGAGATCCTTCGTCGTTGGATCGACCAGGGTGCTTACTGGCCGGAATCCTTTGGTCACGCCGGCGACGATTCCGACTCGGATTCCGATGCACAGGACTATTGGGCTGCCGAACCGGTTCGCACCGTTCCACCGATCGGCATGGTCCCCACAGGCGACTTCCCCGCGGCGGCCGGAATGATCGACCGATACATCGACGATGCGCTCGCAACAGCCGGTTTGTCGCGAGCCCCACGATCGGATCGGCGTACGTTGCTGCGGCGGTTGTTCTATGACGTGACCGGAATGCCACCCGGTCAAAGTGACATCGACGACTTCTTGGCAGACGATTCGCCCGATGCCTACGCACGAACCGTCGATCGGTTGCTGGCCGACCCGCGTCACGGCGAACGGATCGGGCGGTTTTGGTTGGACCTGGTTCGCTTTTCCGAATCGGACGGTTATCGCCAAGACGCCTTTCGCGCGTCGGCGCACCGATATCGCGATTGGGTCGTCAACGCTTGGAACACGGCGATGCCGTACGACGAATTTGTGACGATGCAAATCGCCGGCGACGAAGTCGATCCGAACAGCGAAGAAGCACTGACGGCCGCCGGATTCTTGCGACAAGGCATTTACGAATACAACCAACGCGATGCCGAAGGCCAGTGGGAAGTCATCGTTGACGAATTGACCGATGTCACCGCCGATGTCTTTTTGGCGACCGGTTTGGCTTGTGCAAAATGCCACGATCACAAGTTCGATCCGATCCCACGCAGCGATTATTTCCATTTCCGCAGCGTGTTCGAACCGTTGATTTTCCGCGACATCACCAACCCGAAGATTTCCGATACCGCGGACGCCCGAAACAGAACCAAAATCGAATCGCTGGTCGCCGAGTTGGCCACGATCGATTCCGAAGCGTTAGAAAAAGCAGGACGCGCCGCGGCGGAATTGTTTCCGGACGAAGTGCTGGCGATGTACGACAAGCCGGCCGATCAACGCAACAGTTACGAATCACAAATCGCGCACCTGGTTCACTTGCAGGTGTTGGATCGACAGGCACGCGACAGCGAAATTGAAAAGACGATCGGCAAAGAAGCCACCGCTCGGCGACGCGAGATCATCGCGGAATTGAAACAACTGGGATACAGCCCGCGACCGTCACGTCCTGTGATGACAGTCGCCGATGCGTCGGGTGACATTCGTCCCACGCGGTTACCAGGCCGACATAGCGGACGAAGCTTTGCACCGGAGGTCCCGGAGATCTATGGCGGAATGCCGCTGGATGTCGCCCCACCCCCATCCGACCCGACATCGACGGGACGACGATTGGCGCTGGCACGTTGGATGACGTCGCCGGAAAATCCGGTGACCGCTCGCGTGATCGCGAATCGCATTTGGCAACACTACTTCGGCCGTGGCATCGTCGCGTCGCCCAATGACTTTGGCGCGCTCGGGACCCCGCCGACTCATCCGGAACTACTGGACTACCTGGCCGATCGACTGCAGCGAACCGGTTGGGATTTGAAACGGCTGCAGCGTGAAATCCTGCTGAGCGAAACGTACCGGCAATCGGCCCATCATCCGCGACGTGCCGACGGCCAAAGAATCGACGCGATAAATCGGCTGCTGTGGCGTCGCAGCGTCCGGCGTTTAGATGCGGAACAGTACCGGGACACGCTGCTGGCGGTGATGGACCAAGTGAATCACCAGATCGGTGGCCCCAGTCCCAGCGGAGCGCCGCCGCGTCGAACGATCTACCTGCAGCGGAAACGTAACACGGGTGACGAGATGCTGCAGTTGATGGATGCCCCGACTGGGATCGTCGGCACCGCACGCCGCGACGTCACGATCACCGCCACCCAGTCGTTGATGATGATCAACAACGATCGTCTGATTCATGTGTCCGAAAAGTATGCCGATCGTGTCCAAGCGGACCTTCGCCGCGATGGCATCCACCGCGATTCGGGCGATTGGGCGGAACAGTTCGTTCGTCATGCGGCCCTGATCCTGACATGCCAACCGATGTCCGACGATGACGTTGAATTATTGTCGCCGTTGGTCCAGGCGGGTGACGACGGATGCCGCGACGTTTGCCACGTGTTGTTGAACGCCAACGCGTTTTTGTTCGTCGAATGA
- a CDS encoding alpha/beta hydrolase, whose amino-acid sequence MKASADEAATAVIDIWDGDAPAWNAPQAEESDTSGPDGRKVAGRSVIRLGNVSTPQLHVYPAHADGPGTSTVVIAPGGGYSILAWDLEGTEIAAWLNSVGVDAVVLKYRVPTRSEDQKWLAPVQDIQRSIVMLRTSKVSGVNAQKIGVLGFSAGGNASARALTASTLHYAAHRPGDGKIRFQPDFGVLVYPAWLVESDEDLTLIDEITVDKNTPPAFFAHAIDDRVSCLSSVALFTEMKRNGIPSSLHVFSGGGHGFGLRQADSPTDQWPDLCATWLRQIGMAK is encoded by the coding sequence ATGAAGGCATCCGCCGACGAAGCAGCGACAGCCGTCATCGACATCTGGGACGGCGACGCACCGGCTTGGAATGCACCGCAGGCCGAGGAGAGTGACACCAGCGGACCGGACGGTCGTAAAGTCGCCGGTCGCTCGGTGATCCGTCTGGGAAATGTGTCGACACCCCAGCTGCACGTTTATCCCGCCCATGCCGACGGACCGGGCACATCGACGGTCGTGATCGCGCCGGGCGGCGGCTATTCGATCCTGGCGTGGGATTTGGAAGGCACAGAGATCGCGGCGTGGCTGAATTCCGTGGGAGTCGACGCGGTAGTGTTGAAATACCGCGTGCCGACTCGATCGGAGGACCAGAAATGGCTGGCGCCGGTCCAGGACATTCAGCGGTCGATCGTGATGCTGCGAACCAGCAAAGTCAGCGGCGTGAACGCACAAAAGATTGGCGTTTTGGGGTTTTCGGCCGGCGGGAACGCATCGGCGCGGGCGTTGACGGCGTCGACGCTACACTATGCCGCACATCGACCGGGCGACGGCAAAATTCGGTTCCAGCCCGACTTTGGCGTGCTGGTTTATCCCGCCTGGTTGGTCGAATCGGATGAAGATTTGACACTGATCGACGAGATCACGGTTGACAAAAACACGCCACCGGCGTTTTTTGCACACGCCATTGATGACCGTGTCAGTTGCCTGTCCAGCGTGGCGTTGTTCACGGAAATGAAGCGAAACGGGATCCCGTCGTCGCTGCACGTGTTCAGCGGTGGTGGACACGGGTTCGGTCTGCGTCAGGCCGATTCCCCGACCGATCAATGGCCCGACCTGTGTGCGACTTGGTTGCGTCAGATCGGCATGGCCAAGTAG
- the trhA gene encoding PAQR family membrane homeostasis protein TrhA, which produces MLQPQPIQPDCPDGDGESNGTDSASDESSARDPDPTLSQAPMKPGEEWANALSHGGACLAAVILGVMLVAKAWRVDTTMGIACAAYAVSVVGTFLASTLSHTVFRQPWLNRFRAWDQAMIYCMIAGTYTPIIVAHAGPTNRIWLSIAVWTAALTGFVAKVALRHRINGISTVTYLMLGWFPAVPLIGQVPRALALGMFAGGVLYSIGVIFLINDRRFRYAHVVWHAFVMAAAFVHYRCIDWYCVDLAMASR; this is translated from the coding sequence GTGTTACAGCCACAGCCGATTCAGCCCGATTGCCCCGATGGCGACGGCGAATCCAACGGCACTGATTCTGCCTCCGATGAATCATCGGCCCGGGACCCCGATCCCACGCTGTCGCAAGCGCCGATGAAGCCCGGTGAAGAATGGGCCAACGCGCTGTCGCACGGCGGCGCTTGTCTGGCGGCCGTGATCCTGGGTGTGATGTTGGTCGCCAAAGCATGGCGGGTCGACACGACGATGGGGATCGCCTGTGCCGCGTATGCGGTGTCGGTTGTGGGAACGTTTCTGGCGTCGACGCTGTCGCACACCGTGTTTCGCCAGCCTTGGTTGAACCGTTTCCGTGCCTGGGATCAAGCGATGATTTATTGCATGATCGCGGGCACCTACACGCCCATCATCGTCGCCCACGCGGGACCGACGAATCGAATCTGGCTAAGCATCGCGGTTTGGACGGCTGCGCTGACCGGATTTGTCGCCAAGGTGGCGCTGCGACACCGGATCAACGGAATCAGCACGGTCACCTATTTGATGCTGGGCTGGTTTCCCGCGGTGCCGTTGATCGGCCAAGTCCCACGGGCATTGGCGTTGGGCATGTTTGCCGGTGGAGTGCTGTATTCGATCGGGGTGATCTTCTTGATCAACGACCGTCGATTTCGATACGCCCACGTCGTCTGGCACGCCTTTGTGATGGCGGCCGCTTTCGTGCACTACCGGTGCATCGATTGGTATTGCGTCGACTTGGCGATGGCATCGAGGTAA
- the nadA gene encoding quinolinate synthase NadA has product MTALPTAKVAKDDSLHPLASYKTLESDELHQRIEAVRQSMGDSLLLLGHHYQQDEVIQHCDLRGDSYKLSELAASSETCRTIVFCGVHFMAETADILANRPEKLESRGGDRVTVILPDMAAGCSMADMAAIAQVEDAWADMGEIIDTSRVIPVTYINSAASLKAFCGRHGGIVCTSSNAASVMDWAFERGDRVFFFPDQHLGRNTALGMGIGTEQMPVWDPYALELGGNTEQALRDSRVILWKGHCSVHQMFRPEHVEGFRKNHPGIKILVHPECPREVNDIADVSGSTGKIIDTVRNSPPGTKWAIGTELHLVNRLKAEHPEQEIHFLSPVVCMCATMYRIDLAHLCWCLENLRDGCVVNQILVDDETTHHSLVALQRMLKVK; this is encoded by the coding sequence ATGACTGCATTGCCAACAGCCAAAGTTGCGAAAGACGATTCGCTGCACCCGTTGGCTTCGTACAAAACATTGGAATCCGACGAACTGCATCAGCGGATCGAAGCGGTGCGGCAATCGATGGGCGATTCCCTGTTGCTGTTGGGTCACCACTATCAACAGGACGAAGTCATCCAGCACTGTGACCTGCGGGGAGACAGTTACAAGCTGAGCGAGTTGGCTGCGTCCAGCGAAACGTGCCGCACGATCGTTTTCTGCGGCGTGCACTTCATGGCGGAAACCGCCGACATCTTGGCCAACCGTCCGGAAAAATTGGAATCACGTGGCGGCGACCGGGTCACCGTAATCTTGCCAGACATGGCGGCCGGTTGTTCGATGGCCGACATGGCGGCGATCGCCCAGGTGGAAGACGCTTGGGCCGACATGGGCGAAATCATCGACACCAGTCGCGTGATTCCCGTGACCTACATCAACAGTGCGGCCAGCTTAAAGGCGTTTTGTGGTCGCCACGGCGGCATCGTATGCACCAGCAGCAATGCCGCATCGGTGATGGACTGGGCGTTTGAACGGGGCGATCGCGTTTTCTTCTTTCCCGATCAACACCTCGGCCGCAACACCGCGTTGGGCATGGGCATCGGTACCGAACAAATGCCCGTCTGGGATCCCTATGCGTTGGAACTGGGGGGGAACACCGAACAGGCACTGCGCGACAGCCGTGTGATTTTGTGGAAAGGCCACTGCAGCGTTCACCAAATGTTCCGGCCCGAACATGTCGAGGGTTTTCGCAAGAACCATCCCGGCATCAAGATCTTGGTGCACCCGGAATGCCCGCGTGAAGTCAACGACATCGCCGATGTCAGCGGCAGCACCGGAAAGATCATCGACACGGTTCGCAACAGCCCGCCGGGAACGAAGTGGGCAATCGGCACGGAATTGCACTTGGTCAACCGGCTGAAGGCGGAGCACCCCGAACAGGAAATTCATTTCTTGTCGCCGGTCGTCTGCATGTGCGCGACGATGTACCGGATCGACTTGGCCCACCTGTGCTGGTGCCTGGAAAACCTGCGTGACGGATGCGTGGTCAACCAAATCCTGGTCGACGATGAAACGACGCATCACAGCTTGGTCGCACTGCAGCGGATGCTGAAGGTGAAGTAA
- a CDS encoding DUF1501 domain-containing protein, protein MTSSLCDRIGVPHHRILRDRRDFLVNAGAGFGALALRSMLAQQSAAAGTLAGGGVHHAATAKSVIFLFMEGGPSQLDTFDRKPLLNELAGQPLPSSFKEPITAMGEKNTALLACKRKWDRYGESGLEISDWFPNVAQHADKLAVIRSCYGEGINHAGGCNLMNTSSILGGRPSLGAWTTYGLGTGDADLPAFVVMQDRTTPVVNGVRNWGNGFLPATFQGTPVGSDDPTQPIRNLSTPKQISDIRQREKLDLIAEINRRHASRLPEVSELDARIRSYELAYRMQASAPEAVDLSQETAQTHQLYGMDDDTTRPYGRICLLARRLVERGVRFIQLYSGAGSKWDAHKGIEGNHSKYCREVDRPIAGLLTDLQQRGMLDETLVLWGGEFGRTPMSEQGDGRDHNPTGFTMWMAGGGVQGGQTIGETDELGLYAVRDRAHVHDIHASILHLMGLDNMRLSYNYQGRLERPTVNEGAFIQQLATMG, encoded by the coding sequence ATGACTTCATCGCTGTGTGATCGCATCGGCGTCCCGCACCATCGCATCCTGCGTGACCGTCGCGACTTTTTGGTCAACGCCGGTGCGGGGTTTGGGGCGCTGGCCCTGCGCAGCATGTTGGCGCAGCAATCGGCCGCCGCGGGCACCTTGGCCGGCGGCGGTGTTCACCATGCGGCGACGGCGAAAAGCGTCATCTTTCTGTTCATGGAAGGCGGCCCCAGCCAACTGGACACATTCGATCGCAAGCCGTTGTTGAATGAACTTGCCGGCCAACCGTTGCCCAGCAGTTTCAAGGAACCGATCACGGCGATGGGCGAAAAGAACACCGCGTTGCTGGCGTGCAAGCGGAAGTGGGATCGCTATGGCGAAAGTGGGCTGGAGATCAGCGATTGGTTCCCCAACGTCGCACAGCACGCCGACAAACTGGCCGTCATTCGTTCTTGCTACGGCGAAGGCATCAACCACGCCGGCGGCTGCAACCTGATGAACACCAGCAGCATCCTGGGCGGGCGTCCGTCGCTGGGGGCATGGACAACGTATGGACTGGGCACCGGCGATGCGGACCTTCCCGCGTTCGTCGTCATGCAAGACCGCACGACGCCGGTGGTCAATGGGGTTCGCAACTGGGGCAACGGTTTTTTGCCGGCCACGTTCCAGGGAACACCGGTGGGCAGCGATGATCCGACCCAGCCGATTCGCAATCTTTCAACGCCGAAACAAATCAGCGACATTCGGCAACGTGAAAAGCTGGATCTGATCGCAGAAATCAATCGCCGTCACGCCAGCCGGTTGCCAGAAGTCAGCGAATTGGATGCGCGGATTCGATCCTACGAACTGGCCTATCGCATGCAAGCGTCTGCACCGGAGGCGGTGGATCTGTCGCAAGAGACGGCCCAGACACACCAACTGTATGGCATGGACGATGACACCACCCGACCGTACGGCCGCATTTGCTTGCTGGCACGCCGATTGGTCGAACGCGGCGTGCGGTTCATCCAGCTTTACAGCGGCGCGGGCAGCAAATGGGACGCTCACAAAGGCATCGAAGGCAACCACAGCAAGTATTGCCGGGAAGTCGACCGGCCGATCGCGGGATTGCTGACCGATTTGCAGCAACGCGGCATGCTGGATGAAACCTTGGTCTTGTGGGGCGGTGAGTTCGGACGCACGCCGATGAGCGAACAGGGCGACGGACGCGACCACAATCCGACCGGCTTCACCATGTGGATGGCCGGCGGCGGCGTCCAGGGCGGCCAGACGATCGGCGAGACCGATGAACTGGGTTTGTACGCGGTAAGGGATCGTGCGCACGTGCACGACATCCACGCCAGCATCTTGCACCTGATGGGGCTGGACAACATGCGGTTGTCCTACAACTATCAAGGACGCTTGGAACGGCCCACGGTCAACGAAGGCGCGTTCATTCAGCAACTGGCCACGATGGGCTAG
- a CDS encoding NAD(P)-dependent oxidoreductase: MSVNAIEPGKTRIGWIGTGVMGASMCGHLIDAGFSATVFNRTRSKAEALIERGATWADSPRAVAETSDVIFTIVGFPHDVRSVILDEDTGVLAGCDSGNIIVDMTTSQPSLAVEIAQAAAKRDVLALDAPVSGGDKGAKKGTLSIMIGGDAGAVAALQPCWDAMGKTVVHQGDAGSGQHTKMVNQILISTGMIGVCEALIYGHRAGLDLPTVLKSVGSGAAGSWSLSNLGPRIIDNNFDPGFFVEHFIKDMGIALAESRRMGLSMPGLALAQQLYQAVAAQGHAKDGTHALALALSSLNGFDWKTRN; the protein is encoded by the coding sequence ATGTCCGTCAACGCGATCGAACCCGGAAAGACACGCATCGGATGGATTGGAACCGGCGTGATGGGTGCCAGCATGTGCGGGCATCTGATCGACGCGGGCTTTTCGGCAACCGTGTTCAATCGAACGCGATCGAAAGCCGAGGCGTTGATCGAGCGCGGCGCGACATGGGCCGACAGCCCTCGTGCGGTAGCCGAGACGTCTGATGTGATCTTCACCATTGTGGGTTTTCCCCACGACGTTCGCTCGGTGATCTTGGACGAAGATACCGGTGTCTTGGCCGGATGCGACAGTGGGAACATCATCGTCGACATGACCACCAGCCAGCCCTCGTTGGCCGTGGAAATCGCCCAGGCTGCGGCCAAGAGAGACGTGTTGGCTTTGGACGCACCGGTTTCTGGTGGCGACAAAGGTGCCAAAAAGGGCACGCTGTCGATCATGATCGGTGGCGATGCCGGGGCGGTAGCGGCGCTGCAGCCGTGCTGGGACGCGATGGGCAAAACGGTCGTGCATCAAGGCGACGCGGGTTCCGGCCAACACACCAAGATGGTCAATCAGATTTTGATCAGCACCGGCATGATCGGCGTCTGCGAAGCGTTGATCTATGGCCACCGCGCGGGGTTGGACTTGCCGACCGTGTTAAAGAGTGTCGGCAGCGGTGCGGCGGGCAGTTGGTCACTGTCCAACTTGGGGCCTCGCATCATCGACAACAACTTTGACCCCGGCTTTTTTGTCGAACACTTCATCAAAGACATGGGGATCGCGCTCGCCGAAAGCCGACGCATGGGATTGTCGATGCCGGGCTTGGCGCTGGCTCAGCAGCTTTATCAAGCGGTCGCCGCACAGGGGCACGCCAAAGACGGAACCCACGCGTTGGCACTGGCACTGTCCAGCCTGAACGGATTCGACTGGAAAACGCGAAATTAG